Proteins encoded within one genomic window of Brachybacterium muris:
- the murA gene encoding UDP-N-acetylglucosamine 1-carboxyvinyltransferase — translation MSSTFHVRGGHTLDGEITVRGAKNLVSKAMVAALLGEQPSVLRSVPDIRDVQIVGELLKVHGVKVERDVESGVIRMDPSAVEKAHVADIDAHAGSSRIPILFCGPLLHRLGEAIIPDLGGCRIGDRPINYHLDVLRSFGAVVDKREMGIYITAPDGLHGANIHLEYPSVGATEQVLLTAVRAEGVTELTNAAVEPEIEDLIAVLQKMGAIISVQTDRTIIIEGVDTLGGYEHVAIPDRIEAASWACAALVTKGSVFVRGAQQKPMATFLNTFRKIGGGIDISEEGIRFYHPGTPLKAIAVETDVHPGLMTDWQQPLVVALTQADGISIVHETVYENRLGFTSALNDMGAHIQVYRECLGGSSCRFGRRNFNHSAVISGPKTLHGAEITVPDLRGGFSYLIAALGAEGVSAIHGIDLIDRGYEQFREKLTALGAEFWED, via the coding sequence ATGAGCTCGACATTCCATGTGCGTGGAGGCCACACCCTCGACGGCGAGATCACCGTGCGCGGTGCGAAGAACCTCGTCTCCAAGGCGATGGTGGCCGCCCTGCTCGGGGAGCAGCCCAGCGTGCTGCGGTCTGTCCCGGACATCCGGGACGTCCAGATCGTCGGTGAACTGCTGAAGGTCCACGGCGTCAAGGTGGAGCGCGACGTCGAGAGCGGAGTGATCCGCATGGATCCCTCCGCAGTGGAGAAGGCCCACGTGGCCGACATCGACGCCCACGCCGGCAGCTCCCGCATCCCGATCCTGTTCTGCGGCCCCCTGCTGCACCGGCTCGGCGAGGCGATCATCCCGGACCTGGGCGGTTGCCGCATCGGTGACCGGCCGATCAACTACCACCTCGACGTGCTGCGCAGCTTCGGTGCCGTGGTGGACAAGCGTGAGATGGGCATCTACATCACCGCGCCGGACGGCCTCCACGGCGCCAACATCCATCTGGAGTACCCCAGTGTCGGCGCCACGGAGCAGGTGCTGCTGACCGCTGTGCGGGCCGAGGGCGTCACCGAGCTGACCAACGCCGCGGTGGAGCCCGAGATCGAGGACCTGATCGCCGTGCTGCAGAAGATGGGCGCGATCATCTCCGTGCAGACCGACCGCACCATCATCATCGAGGGTGTGGACACCCTGGGCGGTTACGAGCACGTGGCGATCCCGGATCGCATCGAGGCCGCCTCCTGGGCCTGCGCGGCCCTGGTGACGAAGGGCTCGGTGTTCGTGCGCGGTGCCCAGCAGAAGCCGATGGCGACGTTCCTGAACACCTTCCGCAAGATCGGCGGCGGGATCGACATCTCCGAGGAGGGCATCCGGTTCTACCATCCCGGTACGCCGCTGAAGGCGATCGCGGTGGAGACCGACGTCCACCCCGGGCTGATGACCGACTGGCAGCAGCCCCTCGTGGTCGCGCTCACGCAGGCCGACGGCATCTCCATCGTCCACGAGACGGTGTACGAGAACCGCCTGGGCTTCACCTCGGCCCTGAACGACATGGGTGCCCACATCCAGGTGTACCGCGAGTGCCTGGGCGGCTCCAGCTGCCGCTTCGGCCGCCGCAACTTCAACCACTCCGCAGTGATCTCCGGACCGAAGACCCTCCACGGTGCCGAGATCACCGTGCCGGACCTGCGCGGCGGCTTCTCGTACCTGATCGCCGCGCTCGGCGCGGAGGGCGTCTCCGCGATCCACGGCATCGACCTGATCGACCGCGGCTACGAGCAGTTCCGCGAGAAGCTTACGGCGCTCGGGGCCGAGTTCTGGGAGGACTGA
- the leuD gene encoding 3-isopropylmalate dehydratase small subunit — protein MEAFSTHTGIGVPLRRSNVDTDQIIPAVYLKRVTKTGFDDGLFSAWRNDPEFVLNQDAYRSGSVLVAGPDFGTGSSREHAVWALRDYGFKAVLSSRFADIFRGNAGKQGLVAAQLAQDDIEQLWKILEETPGTEITVDLVERQVHAADATFRFDVDDYTRWRLMEGLDDIGLTLRHEADITAFEARRPSWLPKTLPARNAESA, from the coding sequence ATGGAAGCCTTCTCCACCCACACCGGTATCGGTGTCCCTCTGCGCCGCAGCAACGTCGACACCGACCAGATCATCCCCGCCGTGTACCTCAAGCGCGTCACCAAGACCGGTTTCGACGACGGCCTGTTCTCCGCCTGGCGCAACGACCCCGAGTTCGTGCTGAACCAGGACGCCTACCGCTCCGGCTCCGTGCTGGTGGCCGGCCCCGACTTCGGCACCGGCTCCTCCCGCGAGCACGCCGTGTGGGCGCTGCGCGACTACGGGTTCAAGGCCGTGCTGTCCTCGCGCTTCGCTGACATCTTCCGCGGCAACGCCGGCAAGCAGGGGCTAGTCGCAGCGCAGCTGGCGCAGGACGACATTGAGCAGCTGTGGAAGATCCTCGAGGAGACCCCCGGCACGGAGATCACCGTGGACCTGGTGGAGCGCCAGGTCCATGCGGCCGATGCGACCTTCCGCTTCGACGTGGACGACTACACCCGCTGGCGGCTGATGGAGGGCCTGGACGACATCGGCCTGACGCTGCGCCATGAGGCCGACATCACCGCCTTCGAGGCGCGTCGCCCCTCCTGGCTCCCCAAGACCCTCCCTGCCCGCAACGCCGAGTCCGCCTGA
- the leuC gene encoding 3-isopropylmalate dehydratase large subunit, whose protein sequence is MAGTLAEKVWADHVVRRGENGEPDLLYIDLHLIHEVTSPQAFDGLRQEGRALRRVDQTLATEDHNTPTIDIDKPIADITSRTQIETLRRNAEEFGVRIHSLGDKDQGIVHVVGPQLGLTMPGITVVCGDSHTSTHGAFGALAFGIGTSEVEHVMATQTLPLTPFKTMAINIEGSLKPGVTAKDIILAVIAKIGTGGGAGYVLEYRGQAIRDLSMEGRMTICNMSIEAGARAGMIAPDQTTFDYVQGRPHAPVGEAWDEAVEYWSTLRSDDDAVFDTEVTIDADQLEPFVTWGTNPGQGLPLSAAVPAPEDFAEDNARVAAERALEYMDLVPGTPLKDIKVDTVFMGSCTNGRIEDLRAFADVIRGKTKHPEVRVLVVPGSARVRLQAEQEGLDRDFLDFGAEWRQAGCSMCLGMNPDQLKPGERAASTSNRNFEGRQGKGGRTHLVSPVVAAATAVRGTLSSPSDLVTVA, encoded by the coding sequence ATGGCGGGAACGCTGGCGGAGAAGGTCTGGGCGGACCACGTGGTGCGCCGCGGAGAGAACGGCGAGCCGGATCTGCTCTACATCGACCTCCACCTGATCCACGAGGTCACCAGCCCTCAGGCCTTCGACGGCCTGCGGCAGGAGGGCCGCGCCCTGCGCCGGGTGGACCAGACCCTCGCCACCGAGGACCACAACACCCCCACGATCGACATCGACAAGCCGATCGCGGACATCACCTCGCGCACGCAGATCGAGACCCTGCGCCGCAACGCCGAGGAGTTCGGGGTGCGCATCCACTCCCTGGGCGACAAGGACCAGGGCATCGTGCACGTGGTGGGCCCGCAGCTGGGCCTGACCATGCCCGGAATCACCGTGGTGTGCGGCGACTCCCACACCTCCACCCACGGTGCCTTCGGGGCTCTAGCCTTCGGCATCGGCACCAGCGAGGTGGAGCACGTGATGGCCACCCAGACCCTGCCGCTGACCCCGTTCAAGACCATGGCCATCAACATCGAGGGCTCGCTGAAGCCGGGTGTCACCGCGAAGGACATCATCCTCGCGGTGATCGCGAAGATCGGCACCGGCGGCGGCGCCGGCTACGTGCTGGAGTACCGCGGCCAGGCGATCCGTGACCTCTCTATGGAGGGGCGCATGACGATCTGCAACATGTCCATCGAGGCCGGTGCCCGCGCGGGCATGATCGCCCCGGACCAGACCACCTTCGACTACGTCCAGGGCCGTCCCCACGCCCCGGTGGGCGAGGCCTGGGACGAGGCCGTCGAGTACTGGAGCACCCTGCGCAGTGATGACGACGCCGTGTTCGACACCGAGGTCACCATCGACGCCGACCAGCTGGAGCCCTTCGTCACCTGGGGCACCAACCCCGGCCAGGGCCTGCCGCTGAGCGCCGCCGTGCCCGCGCCCGAGGACTTCGCCGAGGACAACGCCCGCGTCGCGGCCGAGCGCGCACTGGAGTACATGGACCTGGTCCCCGGCACCCCGCTGAAGGACATCAAGGTGGACACCGTGTTCATGGGGTCGTGCACCAACGGTCGCATCGAGGACCTGCGCGCCTTCGCCGATGTCATCCGCGGCAAGACCAAGCACCCCGAGGTGCGGGTGCTGGTGGTGCCCGGCTCGGCGCGCGTGCGCCTGCAGGCCGAGCAGGAGGGACTGGACCGCGACTTCCTCGACTTCGGTGCCGAGTGGCGCCAGGCCGGCTGCTCGATGTGCCTGGGCATGAACCCCGACCAGCTGAAGCCGGGAGAGCGGGCCGCCTCCACCTCCAACCGCAACTTCGAGGGGCGTCAGGGCAAGGGCGGCCGCACCCACCTGGTCTCCCCGGTGGTGGCCGCCGCCACCGCCGTGCGCGGCACCCTGTCCTCCCCCTCCGACCTCGTCACGGTGGCCTGA
- a CDS encoding IclR family transcriptional regulator encodes MDTTSTENGSGVGVLDKAAIVLSALEAGPATLAQLVQSTGLARPTAHRLAVALEYHHLVTRDMQGRFVLGPRLGELAAAAGEDRLLAAAGPVLAALRDHTGESAQLYRRQGDHRICVAAAERPIGLRDSVPLGATLTMKAGSAAQILLAWEEPDRLHRGLLGARFTATQLSAVRRRGWAQSIGEREPGVGSLSAPVRSSNGRVVAALSISGPIERLTRQPGRLHATSVMSSANHLTEMLRRAGG; translated from the coding sequence ATGGACACCACATCGACGGAGAACGGCAGTGGCGTCGGCGTTCTCGACAAGGCCGCGATCGTTCTCAGCGCCCTCGAGGCCGGCCCCGCCACCCTGGCCCAGCTCGTGCAGTCGACGGGCCTCGCCCGCCCCACCGCCCACCGTCTCGCGGTGGCGCTCGAGTACCACCACCTGGTGACCCGCGACATGCAGGGCCGCTTCGTGCTGGGCCCGCGCCTGGGGGAGCTCGCCGCCGCCGCCGGCGAGGACCGCCTCCTGGCCGCCGCCGGGCCCGTGCTGGCCGCACTGCGCGACCACACCGGGGAGTCCGCTCAGCTGTACCGCCGCCAGGGAGACCACCGCATCTGCGTGGCCGCGGCCGAGCGCCCCATCGGCCTGCGCGACTCCGTGCCGCTGGGAGCGACCCTGACCATGAAGGCCGGCTCAGCCGCGCAGATCCTGCTGGCCTGGGAGGAACCCGACCGACTGCACCGCGGCCTGCTGGGCGCCCGCTTCACCGCGACCCAGCTCTCGGCCGTGCGCCGACGCGGATGGGCACAGTCCATCGGTGAGCGCGAGCCCGGCGTGGGATCGCTCTCCGCCCCGGTCCGCAGCTCCAACGGACGCGTGGTGGCGGCGCTGAGCATCTCCGGCCCCATCGAGCGCCTCACCCGGCAGCCCGGCCGCCTGCACGCCACCTCGGTGATGAGCTCTGCGAACCACCTCACCGAGATGCTGCGCCGCGCGGGAGGCTGA
- a CDS encoding universal stress protein, whose product MSPVTTPRVTVGVFDSPEADDAVRWAAHHAHVIGGHLHLVHAFVWTELDVNTDPIPGVTGSGIRGAADGLIEDAVAIARELRPELTITSQIIDGNPVPVLVGASARSEVIVVGGRGLGRLLAIIVGSKSLALAARAHCPVVVVRGRPDVDGPIGLIHHPRGQEAALRAAELAACYGRPIQLVARADADEQRAQEVLAEVRDEIARTHPGVEVQGVTIPTSDSPRELVQASEGASMMVVAGEKDPRHSDRIAAPRQLVTVLRFAHTPVWVERA is encoded by the coding sequence ATGAGCCCCGTCACAACTCCGCGCGTGACCGTCGGTGTGTTCGACTCACCAGAAGCGGACGATGCCGTCCGCTGGGCTGCTCACCACGCCCATGTGATCGGTGGTCACCTGCACCTGGTCCACGCCTTCGTCTGGACCGAACTCGATGTCAACACCGACCCTATCCCTGGCGTAACCGGGTCGGGGATCCGGGGTGCGGCCGACGGCCTGATCGAGGACGCTGTCGCGATCGCACGCGAGCTCCGCCCCGAGCTCACCATCACCTCGCAGATCATCGACGGCAACCCCGTCCCCGTGCTGGTGGGGGCCAGTGCCCGCTCCGAGGTGATCGTGGTGGGAGGCCGCGGGCTGGGGAGGCTGCTCGCCATCATCGTCGGCTCCAAGAGCCTCGCACTCGCCGCCAGGGCGCACTGTCCCGTGGTGGTGGTGCGAGGCAGGCCTGATGTCGACGGCCCGATCGGTCTGATCCACCATCCGCGAGGCCAGGAGGCCGCCCTGCGGGCAGCTGAGCTCGCCGCCTGCTACGGCCGCCCCATCCAGCTGGTTGCCCGCGCGGACGCGGACGAGCAGCGGGCCCAGGAGGTCCTGGCCGAGGTGCGGGATGAGATTGCGCGCACGCATCCCGGTGTCGAGGTGCAGGGGGTGACCATCCCCACCAGCGATTCCCCGAGGGAACTGGTGCAGGCCAGCGAAGGGGCGTCGATGATGGTGGTGGCGGGGGAGAAGGATCCCCGACACTCCGATCGGATCGCTGCTCCGCGCCAGCTGGTCACCGTGCTCAGGTTCGCCCACACCCCCGTCTGGGTCGAGAGGGCGTAG
- the gltX gene encoding glutamate--tRNA ligase produces MTTTGDTVTPTTSEPEEVRVRFCPSPTGTPHVGMVRTALFNWAHARHHGGKLIFRIEDTDAARDSEESYHQLLDAMRWLGIDWDEGVEVGGPHGPYRQSQRGEIYQDVIAKLKDAGHIYESYSTAEETKARHVAAGRDPQLGYDGYDRELTEEQKAAFRAEGREPTWRLRMPDVDISFTDMVRGEITFKAGSTPDYVVVRANGQPLYTLVNPVDDALMRVTHVLRGEDILSSTPRQIALYRALMDIGVAERIPEFGHLPYVMGEGNKKLSKRDPESNLFLYREQGFLPEGMVNYLALLGWGYSADQDVFSREQFVERFDATGVNPNPARVDIKKATAINADHIRLLPEAELTERMIPYLQQAGVLGETVTAEQRALLAAATPLVQTRMNLLGEAPDLLRFLFVDDAALVVEDDALKKIGDDPAAVLDRAVTEVEAVPEDSFTAAALEDVLRTAIVEDMGIKPRLAFGPLRSAISGRRISPPLFESMELLGKPSSLVRLRALRDRLAA; encoded by the coding sequence GTGACCACCACCGGCGACACCGTCACCCCCACCACCTCTGAGCCCGAGGAGGTGCGGGTACGGTTCTGCCCCAGTCCCACCGGCACCCCGCACGTCGGCATGGTGCGCACGGCCCTGTTCAACTGGGCCCACGCCCGCCACCACGGCGGCAAGCTGATCTTCCGCATCGAGGACACTGACGCCGCCCGCGACAGCGAGGAGTCGTACCACCAGCTGCTGGACGCCATGCGCTGGCTCGGCATCGACTGGGACGAGGGTGTCGAGGTGGGAGGCCCCCACGGCCCGTACCGTCAGTCCCAGCGCGGCGAGATCTACCAGGACGTGATCGCCAAGCTCAAGGACGCCGGGCACATCTACGAGTCCTACTCCACCGCTGAGGAGACCAAGGCCCGCCACGTCGCCGCCGGCCGTGACCCGCAGCTGGGCTACGACGGCTACGACCGCGAGCTCACCGAGGAGCAGAAGGCCGCCTTCCGTGCAGAGGGTCGTGAGCCCACATGGCGCCTGCGGATGCCCGACGTCGACATCTCCTTCACCGACATGGTGCGCGGGGAGATCACCTTCAAGGCCGGCTCCACCCCCGACTACGTGGTGGTGCGCGCCAACGGCCAGCCGCTCTACACCCTGGTGAACCCGGTGGACGATGCCCTGATGCGCGTCACGCACGTGCTGCGCGGCGAGGACATCCTGTCCTCCACCCCCCGCCAGATCGCCCTGTACCGCGCCCTGATGGACATCGGCGTGGCCGAGAGGATCCCGGAGTTCGGCCACCTGCCGTACGTGATGGGGGAGGGCAACAAGAAGCTCTCCAAGCGCGACCCCGAGTCCAATCTGTTCCTGTACCGCGAGCAGGGCTTCCTGCCCGAGGGCATGGTCAACTACCTGGCCCTGCTGGGCTGGGGCTACAGCGCCGACCAGGACGTGTTCAGCCGCGAGCAGTTCGTGGAGAGGTTCGACGCCACCGGCGTGAACCCCAACCCCGCCCGCGTGGACATCAAGAAGGCCACCGCCATCAACGCCGACCACATCCGCCTGCTGCCCGAGGCCGAGCTCACCGAGCGGATGATCCCCTACCTCCAGCAGGCAGGCGTGCTGGGGGAGACGGTCACCGCCGAGCAGCGAGCTCTGCTGGCCGCCGCCACCCCGCTGGTCCAGACGCGCATGAACCTGCTGGGCGAGGCCCCGGACCTGCTGCGCTTCCTGTTCGTGGACGACGCGGCCCTGGTGGTCGAGGACGACGCCCTGAAGAAGATCGGGGACGACCCTGCTGCGGTGCTGGATCGCGCCGTGACCGAGGTCGAGGCGGTGCCGGAGGACTCCTTCACCGCTGCCGCACTCGAGGACGTGCTGCGCACCGCCATCGTCGAGGACATGGGCATCAAGCCGCGCCTGGCCTTCGGGCCGTTGCGCAGCGCCATCTCCGGCCGCCGCATCTCCCCGCCGCTGTTCGAGTCGATGGAGCTGCTGGGCAAACCCTCCAGCCTCGTGCGACTGCGCGCTCTGCGGGACCGCCTGGCCGCCTGA
- a CDS encoding fumarylacetoacetate hydrolase family protein has product MRIARFTTGDDPMYGIVQSKDGREMVYGITGDPLYTEIRPTGTILPLEDVRLLAPVIPRSKVVCVGRNYAAHAAELGNEVPEQALYFLKPNTSVIGPGDPVVLPAYSQEVSLEAELAVVIKGMSKGLTPEQVRSAILGFTCANDLTARDAQREEKQWLRAKAFDTSCPIGPWIETDLDTSALSITSSVDGESAQDGTTADMIRSIEEIVSEISQVMTLLPGDVILTGTPAGVRTVEAGSSIDVTIEGIGTLTNPVVRR; this is encoded by the coding sequence ATGCGTATCGCACGATTCACCACCGGTGACGACCCGATGTACGGCATCGTCCAGTCCAAGGATGGCCGCGAGATGGTCTACGGCATCACCGGTGATCCCCTGTACACAGAGATCCGCCCCACCGGCACGATCCTTCCGCTGGAGGACGTGCGATTGCTGGCCCCCGTGATCCCCCGCTCCAAGGTGGTGTGCGTGGGCCGCAACTACGCCGCCCACGCCGCCGAGCTGGGCAACGAGGTGCCCGAGCAGGCCCTGTACTTCCTCAAGCCCAACACCTCCGTGATCGGTCCCGGCGATCCCGTGGTGCTGCCGGCCTACAGCCAGGAGGTGAGCCTGGAGGCCGAGCTGGCCGTGGTGATCAAGGGGATGAGCAAGGGCCTCACCCCCGAACAGGTGCGCTCAGCGATCCTGGGCTTCACCTGCGCCAATGACCTCACCGCCCGGGATGCCCAGCGCGAGGAGAAGCAGTGGCTGCGGGCCAAGGCCTTCGACACCTCCTGCCCGATCGGCCCCTGGATCGAGACCGACCTGGACACCTCCGCGCTGTCGATCACCTCCAGCGTGGACGGTGAGAGCGCCCAGGACGGCACCACCGCCGACATGATCCGCTCGATCGAGGAGATCGTCTCCGAGATCTCCCAGGTGATGACCCTGCTTCCCGGTGACGTGATCCTCACCGGCACCCCCGCCGGCGTGCGCACCGTCGAGGCCGGATCCAGCATCGACGTGACCATCGAAGGGATCGGCACCCTCACCAACCCCGTCGTGCGGCGCTGA
- a CDS encoding DUF2249 domain-containing protein, which translates to MIELTDISCPGSGGCGCGSGGVCGCSAGTSDTTHDSVLGALEQLQAGSSMVLFADREPHMLLARIDERFGDAVSWEYDSREVGDIRLRFTKET; encoded by the coding sequence ATGATCGAGCTCACCGATATCTCCTGCCCCGGTTCCGGAGGCTGCGGTTGCGGCAGCGGCGGAGTCTGCGGCTGCAGTGCAGGCACTTCTGACACCACCCATGATTCCGTCCTCGGGGCCCTGGAGCAGCTGCAGGCGGGCTCCTCGATGGTGCTGTTCGCCGACCGCGAGCCGCATATGCTGCTGGCGCGGATCGACGAGCGCTTCGGCGATGCCGTGAGTTGGGAGTACGACTCCCGGGAGGTGGGCGATATCCGCCTGCGCTTCACCAAGGAGACCTGA
- a CDS encoding Atu2307/SP_0267 family LLM class monooxygenase, whose amino-acid sequence MSTTHSTTVNPSTITFGLDTFGDVTHGLDGTPVAPAQVIRNVLAEGVLADQVGIDHFSIGEHHRPDFAISAPDTVLAGLATRTERITLGTAVTVLSSDDPIRVFERFSTLDALSSGRAEITIGRGSFTESFPLFGYALQDYETLFEEKIDLLSTILPQKPFSWSGSTRPPLKDQSVHPRAERTIPTWVAVGGSPNSVIRAARYGFPLMLAVIGGQAERFAPYVQLFHEANEKLGNPALPVGVHSPGHIATDDDTARDQLRDAWLATRNQLGRERGWGPAGPGEFDAEVEHGALYVGSVETVAQKIAHTVRTLGVGRFDLKYANGTVAHEHLMQSIELYGTQVIPRVRELLAS is encoded by the coding sequence GTGAGCACCACCCACAGCACCACCGTCAACCCCTCGACGATCACCTTCGGCCTGGACACCTTCGGCGATGTCACCCATGGCCTGGACGGCACCCCCGTGGCCCCTGCCCAGGTGATCCGCAACGTCCTGGCCGAGGGCGTCCTCGCCGACCAGGTGGGCATCGACCACTTCTCCATCGGCGAGCACCACCGCCCCGATTTCGCCATCAGCGCCCCGGACACCGTGCTGGCGGGCCTGGCCACCCGCACCGAGCGCATCACCCTGGGCACCGCGGTGACGGTGCTCAGCTCCGACGACCCGATCCGGGTGTTCGAGCGCTTCTCCACCCTGGATGCCCTCTCCAGCGGTCGCGCCGAGATCACCATCGGCCGCGGCTCCTTCACCGAGTCCTTCCCCCTGTTCGGCTACGCCCTGCAGGACTACGAGACCCTGTTCGAGGAGAAGATCGACCTGCTCTCCACGATCCTCCCGCAGAAGCCGTTCAGCTGGTCCGGTAGCACCCGCCCGCCGCTGAAGGACCAGTCGGTGCACCCGCGGGCCGAGCGCACCATCCCCACCTGGGTGGCCGTGGGCGGCAGCCCGAACTCCGTAATCCGCGCCGCCCGCTACGGCTTCCCACTGATGCTCGCCGTGATCGGAGGCCAGGCCGAGCGCTTCGCCCCCTACGTGCAGCTGTTCCACGAGGCCAACGAGAAGCTCGGCAACCCCGCCCTGCCCGTGGGCGTCCACTCCCCCGGCCATATCGCCACCGACGACGACACTGCGCGCGACCAGCTGCGCGACGCATGGCTGGCCACCCGCAACCAGCTGGGACGCGAGCGAGGCTGGGGCCCGGCCGGCCCCGGCGAGTTCGACGCCGAGGTGGAGCACGGCGCGCTGTACGTGGGCTCGGTGGAGACCGTGGCCCAGAAGATCGCCCACACCGTGCGCACGCTCGGCGTGGGCCGCTTCGACCTCAAGTACGCCAACGGCACCGTGGCCCACGAGCACCTGATGCAGTCGATCGAGCTGTACGGCACCCAGGTGATCCCTCGGGTGCGCGAACTGCTCGCGAGCTGA
- a CDS encoding ABC transporter ATP-binding protein, with product MSTDAQNEQAGGGIRLESITHRYLTDAGAEVTALDGVDLDIEAGSFVTVVGPSGCGKTTLLRMLAGFLSPSEGTVSVDGAPVTGPSPERGVVFQQPNLFPWWTVRRNVEAGPKYRGVPAEERTRIADRYLEMVGLADFADSKPYELSGGMKQRCQIARVLANSPQIMLLDEPFGALDSLTRRRLQSDLLVLHHLRKDTVFFITHSVEEAVYLGDRVIVMSPRPGRVVHDEILPAYSGRDDETVHNLRTHPEFAEGVRRITEIIEDEDPGASSGRVHDPAEEADRQL from the coding sequence ATGAGCACCGACGCTCAGAACGAGCAGGCAGGCGGCGGTATCAGACTGGAATCGATCACACACCGCTATCTCACCGACGCCGGTGCGGAGGTGACCGCGCTCGACGGTGTGGACCTCGACATCGAGGCCGGATCCTTCGTGACTGTGGTGGGCCCTTCGGGATGCGGCAAGACGACGCTGCTGCGGATGCTGGCCGGCTTCCTCAGCCCCTCCGAGGGCACCGTCTCGGTCGACGGCGCGCCCGTCACCGGTCCGTCGCCGGAGCGCGGCGTGGTGTTCCAGCAGCCCAACCTGTTCCCGTGGTGGACCGTGCGACGCAATGTGGAGGCGGGCCCGAAGTACCGGGGCGTCCCCGCAGAGGAACGCACTCGCATCGCGGACCGCTACCTGGAGATGGTGGGCCTGGCCGACTTCGCCGACTCCAAGCCCTACGAGCTGTCCGGGGGCATGAAGCAGCGCTGCCAGATCGCCCGCGTGCTGGCCAACAGCCCGCAGATCATGCTGCTGGACGAGCCCTTTGGTGCGTTGGACTCCCTGACCCGTCGCCGCCTGCAGAGCGACCTGCTGGTGCTGCACCACCTGCGCAAGGACACCGTCTTCTTCATCACTCACAGCGTGGAAGAGGCCGTATACCTCGGGGACCGTGTGATCGTTATGTCACCGCGGCCCGGTCGCGTCGTCCACGACGAGATCCTTCCCGCCTACTCGGGCAGGGACGACGAGACCGTCCACAACCTGCGCACCCATCCGGAGTTCGCCGAAGGCGTGCGTCGCATCACCGAGATCATCGAGGACGAGGATCCGGGTGCCTCGAGCGGGAGGGTGCACGATCCCGCAGAGGAAGCGGACCGCCAGCTCTAG